In the genome of Harmonia axyridis chromosome 4, icHarAxyr1.1, whole genome shotgun sequence, the window ACACGGTAATTGTGCCAAGAACGCAGCACACTCAACACCcttgatttaaaattttcccTGTCGATTTTACCTAAACGGGCCAACACAGATAGAAAGCTTTGGAAGACTTCGTCCAGATCTTTAGTGGTTTCGTACTTGTCTAACTTAATACACTTAAATTTTCTGCAATTACAGAAAATATCGGACAACAAATAAAGTCTGGCTATTTTACTCACTGGGTTTGTTGTATCGTGTTTCAATGAGTCAAAAACAATGCTTAGGGAGTCCTCAATAGTATTAATGTGGTTAACGCAGAATGACATAGCACCTTGTATTTTCTCCCTGCTCATACTCAAGTGCTTTATCAGATCGCACAACCTACTGTACTGAGATTCTGTAAGGAATTCGTTCTTGTTCTTCCCTTCCTGTTCAGCAATCAATTCATCAGGCATCCCTAAGGTGTAGTCGATTGGTGCTGGTGGTATCCAAACAGAACCACCCTTCACCATCTTAAAGGGTTTAAGAGACCACATTCTTTGTCCATCACCATTCAAGATagaaaacaatttccatctaTAATAAGTATGTAAAGAAGATCGATAATCAAACAAGAATGCAAAATTGGGATTATTCGCCTCAGTCATCATAATCATAGCTTCGAACAATGGTCCTTCCCGCACTACAAACTCTATCATTCTATGGATAATACAAAGCATTTTTTTGTCTAGTGGAATAGTAACTTTCACTATAGCTGTTGACAGTAACTTTTCAAGATAATCCGGACTGTTTGGCTCTATAGTTTGATCAGTCGGTTGAGCATTGTATGGTAGACCAGAGTAAGGTGGTGGCAGAAATAACTTTGTCAAGCAAGGAGGGATGTAAATGGGATGCAGAGGAATCTCAACACTTTTCCCCCAACTTAATCTCATATCATCTCTGTAACTCAAACCGAGCAAAGCTCTTTCTGCATCTTTCCTACTCATAAAAGCAACGAAACCACAATTGGTATTGGGAAAGTTACGAAACTTTTCCTCTCCTCTAGGCCACATTATCTTTACACTTGCTAATGCACCATATTTTCCAAATAATATCATGAGTTGTTCTTCAGACATCTTAGGATTTAAATTAGCAATGAACAAATTAGTCGAAAAAGGATCATGGCCTTCTGCTTGATGAATTAAGGATACTGCATTAGTATCTTCTTTCTGTAACTgtctttgttttatttcttccttcaacgtttccaaattcGAACGTGGTTTCTCTCTATTTCGGTTTTTGCAGACTTCTGTTTCCTTCAGGATTTTAGCACATTCAAGAGCTGTTTTCATTGAAACATTTTTACTCGATATGAAGGGTTTTGGCATATAAATTTGACTCTTCGGAAGGTCTGTAGTATTTGTCGGTTGATCTGAATTAATAATTCCGGATTTTATGAATATCTTGGCTGGAGTGCTCGGAACGTCTTGAAAACTGGTaagaaaatcttgaaaaacgtGAGCAGCGGCTTCCTCGTCTTCTCTcatccttttttcataactcCTTTTGGACATTATGATGTTTACAAAGAAATTCAGTTGTAAAttaatgtttttcaaaataCGTTGATTTGAACCTTTCAAATTGCTCAATAATGAATTCTTGCACGCATGTTTACGCGCCGACCATAGAGTAGTAATATAcatagaaaatattcaaatttgaaatagaatTTAAAATGCggacttttcaaattaatttccgACAAAAATATTATCCTACAAAATCAAATATTAGTAGTATTATAGTGCCAActtcaaacatgaaaaattcatgctatataaaattttcattcctcaaaagaattgaatatatagatcatctgtttcagttatatttcaggAATCAGTATATTAGGAATTCCAGCAGAAATGTATACTTATGGGACTCAATTCTGGATGATAATTGCATCAGAAGGATTTGTTTCTCTAACTATGGCAGTAGCTTATTTGCCAGTTTTCTATAAACTACAAATAACTTCTAGTTATGAGGTAAAATATATGTCCCAGTCTTTTAATCGAatgattgaataatttatttctgcAGTATTTAAACTTGAGGTTCAACCAGACAGTACGATTATTTGGCTCAATtttatttcttatgaaaatgttACTATACATACCAATAGTGATCTACGTACCTGCATTGGCTTTCAGTCAAGGTAAGGATCTATTAATCGTTCTAATTTTATGTACtaatcttattttatttcagTAACTGGAATTAATTTACATCTAATCACACCTTTGGTGTGCGTTGTTTGTATATTTTACACAACGTTGGTAAGTTTACAAAATTACATTATAATCTTAATGCACGAAAAACCATATCTAATTTGATCCAGAAATTGTAGTGGAGATAATATGAATCCTATAAAGAATACAATCAGAAGAGGGCCATCACATGTCGTTGATGGAACTAGTAAAAATAGAAAAGGAAATAGAAATGTTGCAATGATAACCATTATAACTATTAGAATTAATTCGTCAGGATCATCTTGATATTCAACTGGCGCATTTTCGCTCATACTTATATCATTCTAGTCTAGATACTACAATTTCCTCCCTTTAAATAATATTgactttaattttgaaaaatagtgACAGGAATTTTCTTGCaagtgaattaattattttcaagaacataattttcatagaattttGTTCGATGAAACCATATTCTTCGCTTTTAAGAAATAATAGATATTTACTTACCCTCTGCCAGAATCTTAAAATGTGAATATGTATTTTATGGGTGAATTTTAAGTTTGAATAATTtgttaaaaatattcattacaattcttttTAGGGTGGATTGAAAGCTGTTGTGTGGACTGATACAATTCAAACTGTCGTTATGTTTGGTGCCTTAATAGCTGTGGTATTTATGGGTACTTATTCTGTTGGTGGTTTCAGTGAAGTATGGAAGAGAAGTGTAGACGGTGGACGAATTGACTTCTTCAAGTAATTACACAAATCATTATATTGTCAACAGAATCAGAAAATTCGTAGTTATGGTCGATTTTTCACCTGACTTTTAGGTTTCTTCTgcggtaagcatcttcagaggtttctaaGTTATAAATTGTAACTCGATGCTGAATTTCTCCACCCACTCTGGTGGAGAGTATTAATTCCTTATTGGGACACAGTTGACATTCAGATCGGAGAAATCCAACGTCTAGTTACAATCTACGACCCAGAAACCTTTGAAGATGCCTACCACAGTAGTAAGCGAAAAGTCAGGAGAAAAACTGAATGAAACCTGTTGAACAATCTGTCCGTGAAAGTATTTacaaaatattgttaattcataaataatgattttaacGTCTGTGTGTTAGTTGCTCTAACCAGTAAGCCACTGAGAAGGTGGCTTAGTGGTTAGAACAtcggactagttattcggagattgcgggttcgagtcccgctcggggaggtagttttttcagaatcaaaaaattttctgaagccgtgaaattaatttcatattgtcAATTCAATTTCTAATTTCAGTTTAGATTGGGACCCCACAATCAGACATTCCTTTTGGACGGTAACAATAGGTAATTTCTTTTCTTGGATGGCTTCTTGCTCAATAAACCAGGCCATGGTGCAGAGATGTTTGGCAATGCCATCTCTTCGTTCCGCCAGAGTGTAggttgaaaaatattagatttttcttCAAGCTCCGTTGAAATCAAACTTATATCTGCATAATTTCCAGAACAGTGCTCATTCTGGTGATAGGAATAATGACTTTGGTCTCGATGTGTTGTTACATGGGCCTCCTCATCTACGCTCATTACTACAAGTGTGATCCTGTTACGAGAGGctcaatttataaatcggaccaGTTGCTGCCCTATTTCGTTATGCATATCGCTGCTATAATGCCTGGTTTGCCTGGACTCTTTGTCAGCGGTGTTTTCAGTGCAGCTTTGAGGTAACTTCATGCAGTCTGTCTAGAATATATCAGGAAAAGGACAAACACAATTATAATTCTTGAATgtatattcaaatttcattccattcattttctaacctaacataacctccAATCAACATAAAACGCTTGGCTAAATGTACTAGTTATTTGGTTTTACTTCAATTCTCATTCATCTTGCTCTGAATGGGAGAAAATTCTAATCATATTTATCATGAAAGAATGAAAGCATTACATTTTTATCGTTTTCCAATATTCAAACTGTTGAATTTTGCGCATTTCCCAATTTTTCCAGTTCGATGTCGACAGGACTGAACTCGATGACCGGAGTTATATTTGAAGATCTGGTGAAACCGAGAATGAAGAAGCCTCTTACTGAAAGTCAAGCCagttttctgatgaaaataatagtgGTTGTGATTGGTAGCATATGCGTGGCCTTGGTATTTGTTGTGGAGAAAATGGGGGCTTTGATTCAAGCTTCGGGGAGTTTGGGGGCCATAACAGCAGGGCCCTTGCTTGGAATCTTCACGTTAGGGATGTTTTTTCCCTCGGCCAACTCTGTggtaatatacattatttttttcgaaaagagaGCCAAATATGGCTTTCTGCAGCAAATTGGTTTATAAAGCAGACATTTGAGAATTATACCGAGTGAGTTTTGATAAATAAAGTCCATTGATTCATCTCATtcaataaaacacttttttcatttacaattttttcagattCGGATCAGTAAAAAGTTATAAGAATTTAATGATTTCACATTGTGAAACCATTAAATAAATTTTCACCTGAGCCGaatctgaaaaatttgtttATGAAAACGGTGTTTCATTTCATGAAAGGAATCTACAGTTGAATATAATGTGCAAATTCAAGACTCACCCAGTATATGGATACAGCATCAAATTTTAGcatgataaagggtgttttttttagagctatataacttgaaattgcaataaaacaacgatggattattcgatttacatgaattttatttatccgcaagataaccttgtggcattacattttaaatatgatttctggcatatgaccgccacggctggctcggatgtagtccaatctggacgtccaattttcgatgactttttacaacatttgtggcttcttcgcatagaccaatgactttacatagccccacagaaaatagtctagcggtgttaaatcacaagattttgaaggccaattcacaggtccaaaacgtgaaattaggcggtcaccaaacgtgtctttcaataaatcgattgtggcacgagctgtgtgacatgttgcgccgtcttgttggaaccacagctcctggacatcatggttgttcaattcaggaattaagttagtaatcatggctctataccgatcaccattgacgttctggccatcatcgtttttgaagaagtacggaccaatgattccaccagcccataaagcgcaccaaacagtcagtttttctggatgtaaatgtctttcgacatacacttgaggattagcttcactccaaatgcggcagttttatttgttgacgtagccattcaaccagaagtgcgcttcatcgctaaacaaaataaaatggacgtagtgcgcgatacgtattccgcacagaaccattattttcgaaataaaattgcactatttgcaagcgttgttcaggcgtgagtctattcataatgaattgccaaaccaaactgagaataaataacttgacagctgttaaatcggttgccatcttgaacagtaatgccaacttaaagttatatatctcgaaaaaacacaCCCGATAGAATATGCTACCCCGTTAGTTCAAAAAAATCTCACAGCTTTCCATGAAATCACTAGTTCATTTTTTTTGGTGACTGCTTGAAATTTCGTGTTTTTTTTAGGGAGCTCTTGTCGGGGGAGTGACCAGCATTGCTCTGATCAGCTGGATATCGATCGGCACTCAAATCAACATGGCACAGGGCCTGATACGATTTCCACAGAAGCCGGTATCCGTACAAGGTTGCAAAGTTGACTGGTTATCAGAATATCTTCTGACGTTAGATAACCCGATGACATCAGTGCATCTGGAACCACCGTTCATTCTCTACCGATTATCCTATATGTATTACACTGCATTAGGAACGATTACTGCCATTAGCGTTGGATTGATTGTTAGTTACTTATCAGGATCGAACAAGGGAAAATCTCTGTCCAAAGATCTCTTTTCGCCAGTGATATACAGGTTTTTGGTTAAAGAGGATGTAACTAAAGAAGCTAATTCCACAGTTCCGCAAGAAGCACTACAATTGACCATGGTTGACTGAGGATTTCGTGTAAATAGTAATTTTTAGGCACCAATACTGTTCGTTTCGTATGAGCGAATAATTCTTTCTCTGATTGTTGTAATGTATAATTACAATTCTGTCAATGTTAAAATTCTTAAATATTGAAACAACTATTGCGATTATGTagcgttttccaataagaatgatatattttaaaattgttataatggcaacactgtattattttttgacatttcttatgtcatttgtatttagtaggttatgccataatacacagtgttgccattatagtCTTTTTAAACTGTACCATTCTTAACCAAAAATCCTTTGTGTCaaggaataataaaaatattgtgataaatttttttaattgtgtcAAAGTATGAAGTTTTTTGGCGATACAACTATGTTATAGATATAACTTTTGAGTTGATCATTGTATATTAGGtttttgatttattcaatttgtttgttaataaaagttatttttgaacctatatttttttttcaatttgctcACATGTCTGTAATttgcgaattttgagccgaaaatttgaagtttatT includes:
- the LOC123677749 gene encoding sodium-coupled monocarboxylate transporter 2-like yields the protein MNYDQEDIDRYFDAFDYIVFAIMLLVSALIGVYFAFFAKVKQNTTSEYLMGGKTMGIFPISMSMIASYISGISILGIPAEMYTYGTQFWMIIASEGFVSLTMAVAYLPVFYKLQITSSYEYLNLRFNQTVRLFGSILFLMKMLLYIPIVIYVPALAFSQVTGINLHLITPLVCVVCIFYTTLGGLKAVVWTDTIQTVVMFGALIAVVFMGTYSVGGFSEVWKRSVDGGRIDFFNLDWDPTIRHSFWTVTIGNFFSWMASCSINQAMVQRCLAMPSLRSARVTVLILVIGIMTLVSMCCYMGLLIYAHYYKCDPVTRGSIYKSDQLLPYFVMHIAAIMPGLPGLFVSGVFSAALSSMSTGLNSMTGVIFEDLVKPRMKKPLTESQASFLMKIIVVVIGSICVALVFVVEKMGALIQASGSLGAITAGPLLGIFTLGMFFPSANSVGALVGGVTSIALISWISIGTQINMAQGLIRFPQKPVSVQGCKVDWLSEYLLTLDNPMTSVHLEPPFILYRLSYMYYTALGTITAISVGLIVSYLSGSNKGKSLSKDLFSPVIYRFLVKEDVTKEANSTVPQEALQLTMVD